From the Cytobacillus sp. IB215665 genome, the window ATATTCTAAAATTATCCGTGTAACTTGTCACGAAGAACCATTTGTAAAATACCACCGTGGCGATAGTAGTCAATTTCAACTTCACTATCAAATCTCACAAGTACTTCGAATTCTTTTTGATTACCCGCTTCATCAGTAGCTGTCACTTTTACATGGTCTCGTGGTCTTACAGTTTCATCGATAGCAACTTCGATTGTTTCTTTCCCAGTTAACCCTAAGCTTTCAGCACTTTCACCTTGTTTAAACTGTAGAGGTAGAACACCCATAAGAACAAGATTACTACGATGAATACGTTCAAAGCTTTCAGCAATAACAGTTTTGATTCCTAGAAGGTTCGTTCCTTTAGCAGCCCAGTCACGTGAACTTCCCATTCCATAGTCATTGCCAGCTAATACAACAAGTCCCGTATCTTCTTCCTTATACTTCATACATGCTTCATATATTGACATGATCTCGCCAGTTGGCCAATGAGTAGTCCAACCGCCTTCTGTACCTGGAGCAATTTGGTTACGTATTCTAATATTAGCAAATGTACCCCTTGTCATCACTCGGTCATTTCCACGTCGAGAACCATAAGAGTTAAAGTCTCGTGGCGTTACACCTTGTTCTTGTAGATATTTACCAGCAGGAGTATCTTTACCAATTGAACCAGCAGGTGAAATATGGTCTGTAGTGACAGAGTCTCCAAATTTAGCAACTACTCTTAAGCCTTTTAAGTTTTGTACAGTCCCTGGCTCTTTTGATAACCCTTCAAAGAACGGTGGATTTTGAATATAAGTAGATTCTTCATCCCAACTATACAATGCTTCTTCAGAAGTCTCTATTTCATTCCAACGCTCATTGTCATCAAATACTTGTTCGTATTCTTTTCTAAACAATTCTGGTGTAACTGTTTGATTAACAACTTCTTTTACTTCCTCCATAGTTGGCCAAATATCGTTCATGTAAACGTCGTTACCGTCTTTATCTTTTCCAATTACATCTTTTTGCAATTCAATATCAACAGTACCTGCAAGAGCGTAAGCAACAACTAATGGAGGTGATGCTAAGTAATTTCCTTTGACTAAAGGATGAATACGACCTTCAAAATTTCGATTACCAGAAAGTACTGAAGTAACTAATAAATCATTTTTCGCAACTGCTTCTTCAATTTCCTCTGCCAATGGACCTGAGTTACCGATACATGTTGTACAACCATAACCAACTACGTTAAAACCAAGTTGCTCTAAGTATGGGAGTAAACCAGCATCTTTTAGGTATCCAGTAACAACTTTAGAGCCAGGAGCTAATGATGTTTTTACATATTCAGGAACTTCCAAGCCCTTTTCAACTGCTTTTTTCGCTACTAATCCAGCTCCAACTAGAACATACGGATTTGAAGTATTCGTACAAGATGTGATAGCAGCAATCGCAATCGCACCAGTCTCCATCATTGTCTCATTACCGTTTGCTAATTTGACAGCTACTTTTTTATCTAATTCAGCTTTATCTAACCCAAATCCTTGGTTGCCAGCTTCTGCTGTTAAAGCTGTATTAAATGCTTCCTTCATATTAGTAAGTGGTATTAAATCTTGTGGACGTTTTGGTCCTGAAAGGTTGGCTTCTATTGCTGATAAGTTGATCTCAATCACATCAGTAAAGATAGGATCTTCTGCATCAGCTGTAAAGAACATACCATTAGCTTTACAGTAAGCTTCAACAACTTTCACTTGTTCTTCTGAACGTCCTGTTAAACGCATATATTCAAGCGCTTCCTCATCAACTGGGAAGAAACCACAAGTTGCCCCGTATTCTGGAGCCATATTAGAAATTGTCGCACGATCTGCAAGTGGTAATTCAGCAACACCTGGTCCATAAAACTCAACAAATTTTCCTACAACACCTTTAGCACGAAGTACTTGAGTTACTTTTAATGCTAAATCAGTCGCTGTAGTGCCATTCGGTAAAGCTCCTGTTAGCTTCACACCGATGACTTCAGGAACTGGAAAATAAGATGGTTGTCCTAGCATACCTGCCTCTGCTTCTATACCACCAACACCCCAGCCTAGAACTCCTATACCATTGATCATTGTCGTATGTGAATCCGTACCTACAAGCGAATCAGGATAAGCAACAAATTCGCCATTCTCCTCTTCAACCGCTTGAACAACATTTGCTAAGTACTCTAAATTTACTTGGTGAACGATACCAGTAGCTGGTGGTACAGCACGATAATTATCAAAAGATTTTTGAGCCCAGCTTAAAAATTTATAACGCTCTGCATTTCGCTCAAATTCTAAGTCCATGTTAAAGTTTAACGCATCTGCACTACCTGCTTTATCAACCTGTACAGAGTGATCAATTACTAAATCTACAGGAATTTCAGGGTTAATTTTATCTGGATCTCCACCCATATCTGCCATAGCTTTACGCAGTGACGCTAAATCAACGACAGCTGGTACTCCTGTGAAATCCTGTAAAATAACACGTGATGGCTTAAAAGGTACATCTATGGCTTTTATATCCTTAGTGCCCCATTTAGCTAAATTTTCCACATGCTCTTTTGTAATTACTCGACCGTCAACTTGACGTAAAACTGATTCCAACAAAACTTTAATAGAATATGGTAGGCGAGTAATGTTACCTAATTTTTGTAAAGAACTTAATTGAAAATAATTATACTTTTTTCCATTAACCTCAAATGAAGAACGCGCTTGAAAAACGTCTTGCTTTGTCATTTGTCCTTCCCCCTGTGTCGAAATTTTAAGAATGTAGTCTCAAAAACCCTTCTGAGCGCACATTAATTTGAACATATTATTAATATGTTCAATAATTAGTTGAGAGTATTATCGAAAAATATCATTTTTTCTCCCAATTCTAAATTACTTCTCATCCATCTTAATACAAGGAAGATTATAAGTAAATATCAATAATGTTATTGAAAATGATAAGTTTCCCTTATTATACATATTTTTTCCCTTGCAAATAAAAAATAGTAGTGTGTGCAATTTATCAGCAAAAATTGTAATTATAAAGATGATGGAGGTGAAGAAATGGGCAAACGTAAAGCAAACCATGTCATCCCTGGTATGAATGATGCAAAATCACAAGGAATGGGTGCGGGTTATAATGAAGAAATGCAAAATGAGCCATTGACTGCTGAGCAAAGAGCGAACAATAAGAAGAGAAAGAAAAATCAATAAAAGAGATCAGACCAATTCGAAAATTTATTCATGATTAATGCACGAACCTTGTTTTATTTAACATTACATCAAAAAAAAATATTCTGAACAAAATTTCAAGGACAAGTGCCATTTCGCAAGAATATACACCTCTTCTCTTGTGAAATGGTTATTTCATTAATACGTAAGTTCAACGCACATCAATTGAATCTAAAAAATTTCAAGAAAAACGAAATTAACATGATGAAGACAAAAAAACCTGCCAATGCAGGTTTAAGGTGTATTATTGATTTCATTTACAATCGTGTGTAAATCTTGCTGAAATTGCTCAAGTTTCGGCTTTTGGTTTTCAGAGGCAACTTCAAGTGCATTATTTATTTGTTCGTAAGCTTCATTTATTTCATTAGATAAATGTTTTAATTCAGAACCATAATCCGCACGATTCTGTACGATATTATTGTATACGTCCCTAGCTTCCTCTGTACCTTGTTGTGCAGCTTGAAAAGCTTGCTGTTTATTTTTATGATAAGGCACTTAATGTCAACTCCTTCAAATAGATGGAACTTTCTTAGCTAGTATAGACAAAGCCTCTAATATCTATTCATTGAATAAAAAAAAACTATACTGTCATCCTAAACAAGAAGGAGGAGATTTATCCATGGATGAAAATAATACTAAAGGAATTCGAAAAAATGCTCCTGATGGTGAAAACCCTGGTCAGCCTGAACCATTAGACGGATCGAAAAAAGTGAAAAATCATAACCATACGAGACAGAAGCATAATAAAGGACATGATATGTAAAAAATTATGAAATCCTATGTAATATATCAACTATTACATTTGCCTCTTCTAAAGTCACAGTTCTAAAATCTAGTACGACCTTGCCTTTATTAATTCTAGTAACAATGCTAGGTGTGCTCCTTCTTAACTGTTGTGATAGCTGTTGAGACGATTTGCTATGGTGCTCTACTGTTACAACATATGTAGGGAGAGTTACTCCTGGCATTGTTCCTCCGCCAATTTCGG encodes:
- the acnA gene encoding aconitate hydratase AcnA, with amino-acid sequence MTKQDVFQARSSFEVNGKKYNYFQLSSLQKLGNITRLPYSIKVLLESVLRQVDGRVITKEHVENLAKWGTKDIKAIDVPFKPSRVILQDFTGVPAVVDLASLRKAMADMGGDPDKINPEIPVDLVIDHSVQVDKAGSADALNFNMDLEFERNAERYKFLSWAQKSFDNYRAVPPATGIVHQVNLEYLANVVQAVEEENGEFVAYPDSLVGTDSHTTMINGIGVLGWGVGGIEAEAGMLGQPSYFPVPEVIGVKLTGALPNGTTATDLALKVTQVLRAKGVVGKFVEFYGPGVAELPLADRATISNMAPEYGATCGFFPVDEEALEYMRLTGRSEEQVKVVEAYCKANGMFFTADAEDPIFTDVIEINLSAIEANLSGPKRPQDLIPLTNMKEAFNTALTAEAGNQGFGLDKAELDKKVAVKLANGNETMMETGAIAIAAITSCTNTSNPYVLVGAGLVAKKAVEKGLEVPEYVKTSLAPGSKVVTGYLKDAGLLPYLEQLGFNVVGYGCTTCIGNSGPLAEEIEEAVAKNDLLVTSVLSGNRNFEGRIHPLVKGNYLASPPLVVAYALAGTVDIELQKDVIGKDKDGNDVYMNDIWPTMEEVKEVVNQTVTPELFRKEYEQVFDDNERWNEIETSEEALYSWDEESTYIQNPPFFEGLSKEPGTVQNLKGLRVVAKFGDSVTTDHISPAGSIGKDTPAGKYLQEQGVTPRDFNSYGSRRGNDRVMTRGTFANIRIRNQIAPGTEGGWTTHWPTGEIMSIYEACMKYKEEDTGLVVLAGNDYGMGSSRDWAAKGTNLLGIKTVIAESFERIHRSNLVLMGVLPLQFKQGESAESLGLTGKETIEVAIDETVRPRDHVKVTATDEAGNQKEFEVLVRFDSEVEIDYYRHGGILQMVLRDKLHG
- the sspO gene encoding small acid-soluble spore protein O; the protein is MGKRKANHVIPGMNDAKSQGMGAGYNEEMQNEPLTAEQRANNKKRKKNQ
- a CDS encoding small acid-soluble spore protein P; translated protein: MDENNTKGIRKNAPDGENPGQPEPLDGSKKVKNHNHTRQKHNKGHDM